A genomic window from Cloacibacillus evryensis DSM 19522 includes:
- a CDS encoding glycosyltransferase family 4 protein, translating into MLSIYLFTLLTFLWGLVGTPIAIALAQKFRLLDIPGGRKKHHSIMPRGAGLVLWSGYLMWALFTGNPGVEVPYIATGASVIFIVGYMDDMHPLPPLLRLIFHLLAAAWVIFPLPVPLWQRALFVFWIAGATNAYNLIDGMDGLCLTITLITALCALLAGGRGVWLPFAGLVFGVLLWNFPQPRTFLGDGGSTLLGYICSAQLAWSIFPNIFGTGFIHLAIILLFLGGVPVIDTLVAMTRRILHKKSPFEPDRGHAHHKLQDFGLPKLATLIVMGSAHALIIALGMRLIGLPVFNFF; encoded by the coding sequence TTGCTTTCAATATATCTGTTCACGCTCTTGACCTTCCTCTGGGGACTGGTAGGAACGCCTATCGCGATCGCGCTGGCGCAGAAGTTCCGCCTGCTGGACATCCCCGGGGGAAGAAAGAAACATCACAGCATCATGCCCCGCGGCGCGGGGCTTGTGCTGTGGAGCGGCTATCTCATGTGGGCCCTCTTCACCGGCAACCCCGGAGTCGAGGTGCCTTACATCGCCACCGGGGCGTCGGTGATATTCATCGTCGGATATATGGACGACATGCACCCGCTGCCGCCGCTGCTGCGCCTGATATTCCACCTGCTGGCCGCGGCCTGGGTCATCTTCCCTCTGCCGGTCCCGCTCTGGCAGCGGGCGCTGTTCGTATTCTGGATCGCGGGCGCCACCAACGCCTATAACCTCATCGACGGAATGGACGGGCTATGTCTCACGATCACGCTGATCACCGCGCTCTGCGCGCTGCTCGCGGGCGGCAGGGGAGTGTGGCTGCCATTCGCCGGGCTGGTCTTCGGCGTCCTGCTTTGGAACTTTCCGCAGCCGCGCACATTCCTAGGCGACGGCGGAAGCACGCTGCTGGGATATATTTGCTCGGCACAACTCGCGTGGAGTATATTCCCGAACATCTTCGGGACCGGCTTCATACACCTTGCCATTATACTGCTCTTCCTCGGCGGCGTGCCGGTCATCGACACGCTGGTCGCGATGACGCGCAGGATACTCCACAAAAAGTCGCCCTTTGAGCCGGACAGGGGACACGCGCACCATAAACTGCAGGACTTCGGCCTGCCGAAACTGGCGACGCTGATCGTAATGGGATCGGCACACGCGCTCATCATCGCCCTT
- the upp gene encoding uracil phosphoribosyltransferase, which yields MKIALASDHAGYKLKEEIKNRLTEAGHEVLDCGTASGDVRVDYPDWGFKAADAVASHKAERGILVCGTGIGMSIVANKVRGVRAALCHDHFTAVMSRRHNDANVLVLGARVLGADVAEDMVKAWLAEPFEGGRHCFRLEKISAYENENSNSREAAAGGGRTVVIDHPLVRHKLGLMRNKETSSKDFRDLVQEVAGLMVYEITRHLPLEETEIETPVAKTRVFTLSGKKLAIVPVLRAGLGMVEGILKLVPNAKVGHIGLYRDPETLKPVDYYCKLPCDISEREIFVVDPMLATGGSAAAAVSHIKDRGGKKVSLVSLLAAPEGIAAFHEAHPDVDIYTAAVDSHLNDHGYIVPGLGDAGDRLFGTK from the coding sequence ATGAAGATAGCGCTAGCTTCGGACCATGCGGGATACAAGCTCAAAGAAGAGATAAAGAACAGGCTTACGGAGGCGGGGCACGAGGTGCTGGACTGCGGCACGGCCTCCGGCGACGTGCGGGTCGATTACCCGGACTGGGGATTCAAGGCCGCCGACGCGGTGGCGAGCCATAAAGCCGAACGCGGGATACTGGTATGCGGGACAGGCATCGGCATGAGCATCGTCGCCAACAAGGTCAGGGGCGTGCGCGCCGCGCTATGCCACGACCATTTCACGGCGGTCATGAGCCGCCGCCACAACGACGCCAACGTCCTTGTCCTCGGCGCGCGCGTGCTCGGGGCCGACGTCGCCGAAGATATGGTCAAAGCCTGGCTCGCCGAACCGTTCGAGGGCGGACGGCACTGCTTCCGGCTCGAAAAGATCAGCGCTTACGAAAACGAGAACTCAAACTCACGCGAGGCCGCGGCGGGCGGCGGGAGGACCGTGGTAATCGACCACCCGCTCGTGCGCCATAAGCTGGGACTCATGCGCAATAAAGAGACTTCATCAAAAGATTTCCGCGACCTTGTACAGGAGGTCGCCGGGCTCATGGTTTATGAGATCACGCGCCACCTGCCGCTCGAAGAGACTGAGATAGAGACCCCCGTCGCGAAGACGCGCGTATTCACCCTCTCGGGCAAAAAACTCGCGATCGTGCCGGTACTGCGCGCGGGGCTCGGCATGGTAGAGGGCATACTCAAGCTCGTCCCCAACGCCAAGGTGGGGCACATCGGCCTCTACCGCGACCCCGAGACTCTCAAGCCCGTCGACTATTACTGCAAGCTGCCCTGTGACATTTCGGAACGCGAGATATTCGTCGTGGACCCGATGCTCGCCACCGGCGGCTCGGCGGCGGCGGCCGTCAGCCATATCAAGGACAGAGGCGGCAAAAAGGTCTCGCTGGTCTCGCTGCTCGCGGCTCCCGAGGGCATCGCCGCCTTCCATGAGGCCCACCCCGACGTCGATATCTATACGGCGGCGGTCGACAGCCACCTCAACGACCACGGGTACATCGTGCCCGGACTTGGAGACGCGGGCGACAGGCTCTTCGGCACAAAATAA
- the meaB gene encoding methylmalonyl Co-A mutase-associated GTPase MeaB, with protein MNKLLERALAGDTRSIGRLISLVEADSPASKEIMKTVYPKTGGAQVIGITGSPGAGKSTFVNRLIAQFRAEGKQVGVIAIDPSSPFTGGAILGDRLRMQDHAIEEGVFIRSMGSRGNLGGVSRGTHEGALILDACGFDVVIIETVGVGQSEVDIVKIADTVCLILTPGMGDDVQIMKAGIMEIADVFVVNKADKEGADKVAADVQVMLKMIGEREWIPPVALVSSNKNTGVDEVREIIKRHGDYLRSSEEGKRRRWSQLEMEVEAILRGEISQLVENAWKERKSDEVMEDLSSRRANPYTLAGEIMHKVVK; from the coding sequence ATGAATAAGCTACTTGAACGCGCGTTAGCCGGAGACACGAGATCCATAGGACGCCTTATCAGCCTTGTCGAAGCGGATTCCCCCGCCTCGAAGGAGATAATGAAGACCGTATATCCTAAAACCGGCGGGGCGCAGGTGATTGGCATAACGGGCAGTCCGGGAGCAGGTAAGAGTACCTTCGTGAACCGTCTGATTGCGCAGTTCAGAGCGGAAGGAAAGCAGGTCGGCGTGATCGCCATAGACCCGTCGAGCCCCTTCACCGGCGGCGCGATTTTGGGAGACCGCCTGCGTATGCAGGACCACGCCATTGAAGAGGGCGTCTTCATCCGCAGTATGGGCTCGCGCGGCAACCTTGGCGGCGTCAGCCGCGGGACGCACGAAGGCGCTCTGATACTCGACGCCTGCGGCTTTGACGTCGTGATAATCGAGACCGTCGGCGTCGGGCAGTCGGAGGTCGATATCGTGAAGATCGCCGACACCGTGTGCCTCATCCTCACCCCCGGCATGGGCGACGACGTTCAGATCATGAAAGCCGGCATCATGGAGATCGCCGACGTGTTCGTCGTCAACAAAGCCGACAAGGAGGGGGCCGACAAGGTGGCCGCCGACGTTCAGGTGATGCTCAAGATGATCGGCGAACGCGAATGGATACCGCCGGTGGCGCTCGTCTCTTCCAACAAAAACACCGGAGTAGACGAAGTCCGGGAGATAATAAAAAGGCACGGCGACTACCTCCGCAGCAGCGAGGAGGGCAAACGCCGCCGTTGGTCGCAGCTTGAAATGGAGGTCGAGGCGATATTGAGGGGCGAGATATCGCAGCTCGTCGAGAACGCATGGAAAGAGCGGAAGAGCGACGAAGTGATGGAAGACCTTTCGTCAAGAAGGGCCAATCCGTACACTCTGGCCGGCGAGATAATGCATAAGGTTGTAAAATAA